Proteins from a single region of Campylobacter sp. RM16704:
- the fliD gene encoding flagellar filament capping protein FliD yields the protein MAVGSLGSLGIGSGVLTSDTLNKLKEAEMNANLKFYNSQLETNGLRQKDLAELEAKLLAFQTAVNSLGDATQFNQKKVSPSVSGDSAAASLTVGSLSGITSMKVIVDQLAQKDVYQSNGFTDKTSSVLQKLGLSGTKSFTITQDGKEYKIDLDQSTTVTQLAEKINTATGGKVEAKIVNTGDRENPYRLVIQSKDTGTQNNISFSGDEDLLEGMGWKLDKNSVSAGGLFGFRESGNSDKTQIKGNVNVTNTSDRLLNTGEKTSLTFVVKNGDSYDKYTIDIDDTTTYDDLKNAINSKTNGKVKLEFDPSTNQPSFKTTNGAELGIFDGGYAVDENGNIDKANYIRDPKATNLLSSKFGITLDTSIPQGYNVESNNENHIQKGLDAIFSVDGVKMTRPTNIIKDIAPDVTLELKQKGEISFNVTQDTEAISKSLENLATAYNDLMLNITAATKYDPEAGTKGNFVGVSSIYNIKSEINNILLKTITVDGTIIVGDSETSEGTKISSKVSLSLADYGLTISNGTMTFDSAKFNTKFNEDPEMAERFFVGSNGFEDINLAGEKVTSFGSDNLSFSGKNFKIIYNDQTIDLSKTKNGDDFVLTGSTNTERAQNLVNHINSFGIEGLEASYEIINQGTPSESIQLKIKGTSGSDLEIQGDENFLKNNFGLTPKTVYSNWREETGTFGILKNNMREMMSSEGSFGGYKSSLNKESKNLNDTIENTKKSINVKYDTMWSTWAAYDSIIAKLNNQASVIANMINAANNQNS from the coding sequence ATGGCGGTAGGTAGTTTAGGAAGCTTAGGTATAGGCTCAGGAGTTTTAACAAGTGATACATTAAATAAACTTAAAGAAGCAGAGATGAATGCGAATTTAAAATTTTATAATTCGCAGCTTGAAACTAATGGTTTAAGACAAAAAGATTTAGCAGAACTTGAAGCTAAACTTCTTGCTTTTCAAACTGCTGTAAATAGTCTTGGTGATGCAACGCAATTTAATCAAAAAAAAGTTTCTCCTAGTGTTAGTGGTGATAGTGCCGCTGCAAGTTTAACAGTAGGCTCTTTATCCGGTATTACTAGTATGAAAGTAATAGTTGACCAGCTTGCACAAAAAGATGTTTATCAAAGCAATGGTTTTACGGATAAAACTTCCTCTGTATTGCAAAAATTAGGCTTAAGTGGTACTAAATCTTTTACAATTACTCAAGATGGAAAAGAATATAAAATAGATTTAGATCAAAGTACTACTGTTACCCAACTTGCAGAAAAAATAAATACAGCAACAGGTGGTAAAGTAGAAGCTAAAATAGTCAATACTGGAGATAGGGAAAATCCTTATCGTTTAGTAATACAAAGTAAAGATACAGGAACACAAAATAATATTTCTTTTTCAGGTGATGAAGACCTTTTAGAAGGTATGGGTTGGAAACTTGATAAAAATAGTGTTAGTGCTGGTGGATTGTTTGGTTTTAGAGAGAGTGGAAATTCAGATAAAACACAAATTAAAGGTAATGTAAATGTTACAAATACTTCTGATAGGCTTTTAAATACAGGTGAAAAAACTTCTTTAACTTTTGTGGTTAAAAATGGTGATAGCTATGATAAGTACACAATAGATATTGATGATACTACAACTTATGATGATTTGAAAAATGCAATCAATTCAAAAACAAATGGTAAGGTTAAACTTGAGTTTGATCCTTCTACAAACCAACCTTCATTTAAAACAACTAATGGTGCTGAGCTTGGAATTTTTGATGGTGGTTATGCGGTAGATGAAAATGGCAATATTGATAAAGCAAACTACATAAGAGATCCAAAAGCAACTAACTTATTAAGTTCTAAATTTGGAATCACATTAGATACTAGTATTCCACAAGGTTATAATGTTGAATCAAATAATGAAAATCATATACAAAAAGGTTTAGATGCTATTTTTAGTGTTGACGGTGTTAAAATGACTAGACCAACCAACATTATAAAAGATATAGCTCCTGATGTTACTTTAGAGCTTAAGCAAAAAGGTGAGATTAGTTTTAATGTTACGCAAGATACAGAAGCTATTTCTAAATCATTGGAAAATTTAGCAACTGCTTATAATGATTTAATGTTAAACATCACTGCAGCTACAAAATATGATCCAGAAGCTGGCACAAAAGGAAATTTTGTAGGTGTAAGTTCTATTTATAATATAAAATCAGAAATCAATAATATTTTACTTAAAACTATTACAGTAGATGGAACAATTATAGTTGGAGATAGTGAAACTTCAGAAGGAACTAAAATTTCATCTAAAGTTAGTTTATCTTTGGCTGATTATGGTTTGACTATTTCAAATGGAACTATGACTTTTGATTCAGCTAAATTTAATACAAAATTTAACGAAGATCCTGAGATGGCAGAAAGATTTTTTGTGGGTAGTAATGGTTTTGAAGACATTAATTTAGCAGGAGAAAAAGTTACTAGTTTTGGAAGTGATAATTTAAGTTTTAGTGGCAAGAATTTTAAAATAATATACAACGATCAGACTATTGATTTAAGTAAAACTAAAAATGGAGATGATTTTGTTCTAACTGGATCTACAAATACAGAGAGGGCACAAAATTTAGTTAATCATATCAATAGTTTTGGTATAGAAGGGTTAGAAGCTAGTTATGAAATTATTAATCAAGGAACACCTAGTGAAAGTATTCAACTAAAAATTAAAGGTACTTCTGGAAGTGATCTGGAAATTCAAGGAGATGAAAATTTCTTGAAAAATAATTTTGGCTTAACTCCTAAAACTGTATACTCAAATTGGAGAGAAGAAACAGGGACTTTTGGGATATTAAAAAATAATATGAGAGAAATGATGAGCTCTGAAGGTTCTTTTGGTGGTTATAAATCTTCTTTAAATAAGGAATCAAAAAATTTAAATGACACCATAGAAAATACCAAAAAGTCAATTAATGTAAAATATGACACAATGTGGTCAACTTGGGCTGCTTATGATAGTATAATTGCTAAATTAAATAATCAAGCAAGCGTTATTGCTAATATGATTAATGCAGCTAATAATCAAAATTCTTAA
- the fliS gene encoding flagellar export chaperone FliS yields the protein MLNNAVYNAYSQNQVGVESQEKLIEMLYGGILRFGSRIKVAIQNGNIEERVYYVKRASAIFIELINCLDYEKGGEVAHYLSGLYTRELQLLSLANIENNEARVDEVINVVKGLLEAWREVHQK from the coding sequence ATGTTAAACAATGCAGTTTATAATGCATATTCACAAAACCAAGTAGGTGTAGAATCTCAAGAAAAGCTCATAGAAATGCTATATGGTGGTATTTTACGCTTTGGAAGTAGAATTAAAGTAGCTATACAAAATGGCAATATAGAAGAGAGAGTGTATTATGTAAAAAGAGCAAGTGCTATTTTTATTGAGCTTATAAATTGTCTTGATTATGAAAAAGGTGGTGAAGTTGCACATTATTTAAGTGGATTATATACTAGAGAATTACAGCTTCTTTCTTTGGCAAATATAGAAAATAACGAAGCTAGAGTTGATGAAGTAATCAATGTTGTAAAAGGTTTATTAGAAGCTTGGAGGGAAGTCCACCAAAAATGA